In Fusobacterium sp. FSA-380-WT-3A, the following proteins share a genomic window:
- a CDS encoding biotin/lipoyl-containing protein: MVFKRMKYIANVNGKRYEIELERVEEYRPMTREEVTAPAIAAAPVKVEVQAPVAPQPVNNTPAPQPVATAAAPVSGGASTVVAPLPGTILDIKVTPGTPVKTGQIVIIMEAMKMETEVVAATDGVVDTILVKKGDAVDTDATLITLK, encoded by the coding sequence ATGGTTTTTAAAAGAATGAAGTATATTGCCAATGTAAATGGAAAAAGATATGAAATAGAATTAGAGAGAGTAGAAGAATATAGACCAATGACACGTGAGGAAGTAACAGCTCCAGCTATTGCAGCTGCACCTGTTAAAGTAGAAGTTCAAGCTCCAGTAGCACCACAACCAGTAAACAATACACCAGCACCACAACCTGTAGCAACAGCTGCAGCACCAGTTTCAGGAGGAGCTTCAACTGTAGTAGCACCATTACCAGGAACAATTTTAGATATAAAAGTAACACCAGGAACACCTGTAAAAACTGGTCAAATAGTAATAATAATGGAAGCAATGAAGATGGAAACAGAAGTTGTAGCAGCTACTGATGGGGTAGTAGATACTATCCTAGTAAAAAAAGGTGATGCAGTAGATACAGATGCAACTCTAATTACATTAAAATAA
- a CDS encoding sodium ion-translocating decarboxylase subunit beta produces the protein MNFIEVFKGIVLESGFVGATWQELVMILISFALIYMAIVKKYEPLLLLPIAFGMFLANLPLAGLMKEAEPWYSSGVLRIIYSGVKSSLFPCLIFTCVGAMTDFGPLIANPISLLLGAAAQFGIYIAFMLANATGLFTVGEAAAIGIIGGADGPTAIYIANNLAPELVAPIAVAAYSYMALIPMIQPPIMRALTTEKERKIKMGQLRKVTKVEKVVFPVFVTLFCALLLPSTAPLIGMLMYGNLLKESGVVARLSDTAQNALCNLVTLLLGLAVGATANGTLFLRTQTLAIIGMGLMAFCFSTVGGVLLGKLLCLITGGKINPLIGSAGVSAVPMAARVSQVEGAKANPTNFLLMHAMGPNVAGVIGSAVAAGFFMMVFGK, from the coding sequence ATGAATTTTATAGAAGTTTTTAAAGGAATTGTATTAGAATCAGGATTTGTTGGAGCTACATGGCAAGAACTCGTTATGATTTTAATTTCATTTGCATTAATCTATATGGCTATTGTAAAAAAATATGAACCGCTATTACTTTTACCAATAGCTTTTGGAATGTTTTTAGCGAATTTACCATTAGCAGGACTTATGAAGGAAGCTGAGCCTTGGTACTCATCAGGGGTATTAAGAATAATATATAGTGGAGTAAAAAGTAGTTTATTCCCTTGTTTAATATTTACATGTGTTGGAGCTATGACAGATTTTGGACCATTAATAGCTAATCCAATTAGTTTATTACTTGGAGCAGCAGCACAATTTGGAATTTATATTGCATTTATGTTAGCTAATGCTACAGGATTATTTACAGTAGGAGAAGCAGCAGCAATAGGAATAATTGGTGGAGCTGATGGACCAACAGCTATTTATATAGCAAACAACTTAGCACCAGAATTAGTAGCACCAATAGCAGTTGCAGCATATTCATATATGGCATTAATCCCAATGATTCAACCACCAATTATGAGAGCTTTAACAACTGAAAAAGAAAGAAAAATAAAAATGGGACAATTAAGAAAAGTAACAAAAGTAGAAAAAGTAGTTTTCCCAGTATTTGTTACATTATTCTGTGCTTTATTATTACCTTCTACAGCACCTTTAATTGGAATGTTGATGTATGGAAACTTATTAAAAGAGTCAGGAGTAGTAGCACGTTTATCTGATACAGCTCAAAATGCATTATGTAATTTAGTAACTTTATTATTAGGTTTAGCAGTTGGAGCTACAGCAAATGGAACATTATTCTTACGTACTCAGACTTTAGCTATTATAGGAATGGGACTTATGGCATTCTGTTTTTCAACAGTTGGAGGAGTTTTATTAGGAAAACTTTTATGTTTAATAACAGGTGGGAAAATTAATCCACTTATTGGTTCAGCAGGAGTGTCAGCAGTACCAATGGCAGCACGTGTATCACAAGTAGAAGGAGCAAAAGCTAATCCTACAAACTTCTTATTAATGCATGCAATGGGACCAAATGTTGCAGGTGTTATTGGTTCAGCAGTTGCAGCTGGATTCTTTATGATGGTTTTTGGTAAATAA
- the gctA gene encoding glutaconate CoA-transferase subunit A: MSLKDAVAKYVKNGDHMVIGGFTTNRKPYALVYEILRQGFTDFVGESGPAGGDWDMLIGAGRVKAYINCYTANSGVTNVSRRFRAWYEQGKLNMEDYSQDVIMLMLHAASLGLPYLPVRLMMGTDLVNKWGISREVRETIDKLPNDKFVYVENPFKPGEKVVAVPVPQIDLAIIHVQKASPDGTCSIIGDEFHDVDIAIAAKRCIVTCEQVVSNEEIRLDPTKNSIAGFCVDAVVHAPYGAHPSQCYGFYDYDNPFLKMYDVASKTQEDFEAFLKEWVYDVPTHEAYLNKLGAARLINLNIVPGLGYAKKAEEVK, translated from the coding sequence ATGTCTTTAAAAGACGCAGTAGCAAAATATGTCAAAAATGGAGATCATATGGTTATAGGAGGATTTACAACAAATAGAAAACCATATGCACTAGTTTATGAAATTTTGAGACAAGGATTTACAGATTTTGTTGGAGAATCAGGACCTGCAGGTGGAGATTGGGATATGTTAATAGGAGCTGGAAGAGTAAAGGCTTATATTAACTGTTATACAGCTAACTCAGGAGTAACAAATGTTTCTAGACGTTTTAGAGCATGGTATGAACAAGGAAAATTAAATATGGAAGATTATTCTCAAGACGTTATAATGTTAATGTTACATGCAGCTTCATTAGGATTACCATATTTACCAGTTCGTTTAATGATGGGAACTGACTTAGTAAATAAATGGGGAATTTCAAGAGAAGTTAGAGAAACAATAGATAAATTACCTAATGATAAATTTGTGTATGTCGAAAATCCATTTAAACCAGGAGAAAAAGTAGTTGCAGTACCTGTTCCTCAAATAGATTTAGCAATAATACATGTACAAAAAGCTTCTCCAGATGGAACTTGTTCTATAATAGGAGACGAATTCCATGATGTTGATATAGCTATAGCAGCTAAACGTTGTATTGTTACATGTGAACAAGTAGTAAGTAATGAAGAAATTCGTTTAGACCCTACTAAAAACTCAATAGCAGGATTCTGTGTTGATGCTGTTGTTCATGCTCCATATGGTGCACATCCATCTCAATGTTATGGATTCTATGATTATGATAATCCATTCTTAAAAATGTATGATGTTGCAAGTAAAACACAAGAAGATTTTGAAGCTTTCTTAAAAGAATGGGTATATGATGTGCCTACTCACGAAGCTTATTTAAATAAATTAGGTGCAGCTCGTCTAATAAATTTAAATATAGTTCCTGGATTAGGATATGCTAAAAAAGCTGAGGAGGTAAAGTAA
- the gctB gene encoding glutaconate CoA-transferase subunit B, with product MADYTNYTNKEMQAVTIAKQIKNGQIVIVGTGLPLIGASVAKKVFAPECNIIVESGLMDCNPIEVPRSVGDNRFMAHCSVQWPNIRFIGFEANEWLHDESRLVAFIGGAQIDPYGNVNSTSIGDYNHPKTRFTGSGGANGIATYANTIIMMQHEKRRFIDKVDYITSPGWMDGPGGREKVGLPGNRGPIMVVTDRGILKFDEETKRMYLAGYYPTSSPEDVKENTGFDIDVSRAVPLEAPSPEVIKMIREEIDPGQAFIKVPVEEK from the coding sequence ATGGCAGATTATACTAATTATACAAATAAAGAAATGCAAGCAGTAACAATAGCAAAACAAATAAAAAATGGACAAATAGTTATAGTAGGAACTGGACTTCCATTGATTGGAGCATCTGTTGCTAAAAAAGTATTTGCACCTGAATGTAATATTATAGTAGAAAGTGGACTTATGGATTGTAATCCAATAGAAGTACCTAGAAGTGTTGGAGACAATAGATTTATGGCACATTGTTCTGTACAATGGCCAAACATTCGTTTCATAGGATTTGAAGCAAATGAATGGTTACATGATGAAAGTAGATTAGTTGCATTTATCGGTGGAGCTCAAATAGATCCATATGGAAATGTTAACTCAACTTCAATAGGAGATTATAATCATCCAAAAACTAGATTTACTGGTTCAGGAGGAGCAAATGGAATTGCAACTTATGCAAATACAATAATAATGATGCAACACGAAAAAAGAAGATTTATAGATAAAGTAGATTATATAACTTCTCCAGGATGGATGGATGGACCTGGTGGACGTGAAAAAGTAGGATTACCAGGGAATAGAGGGCCAATAATGGTTGTTACAGATAGAGGAATATTAAAATTTGATGAAGAAACTAAACGTATGTATCTTGCAGGATATTATCCAACTTCATCACCAGAAGATGTAAAAGAAAATACAGGATTTGATATAGATGTTTCTAGAGCAGTTCCATTAGAAGCTCCATCACCTGAAGTAATAAAAATGATAAGAGAAGAAATAGATCCAGGACAAGCCTTCATTAAAGTTCCAGTAGAAGAAAAATAA